A window of the Vibrio fluvialis genome harbors these coding sequences:
- a CDS encoding DUF481 domain-containing protein produces MSKVWLLSLSLLTSYSVYANEDPKNDKDIEKPSSHWSSQVEFGYQSHTGNTSSESLNTRLKGEYIQGRHRTNGEWRFYKLDKNGKENKRQSNYSLQTDYKLGPKTYLYGSFKGIDSRYSAYFKDYTLSGGLGYQVTHTESLLVELELGPGYRYQEPNLDEIDKTDVVFPDIVQEPIFRSNLKTEWQILKSLKFAADLTLVNGESNTRLDSELSVINNITDDIALKINQSRQYHTRVPDGMSKADSVLSVNLIFLF; encoded by the coding sequence GTGTCCAAAGTCTGGCTTCTTAGTCTTAGCCTGTTGACGAGCTACAGCGTCTATGCGAACGAGGATCCCAAGAACGATAAGGACATCGAGAAACCTTCTTCTCATTGGAGTAGTCAGGTCGAATTCGGCTACCAGTCGCATACCGGCAATACCAGTTCGGAGTCTCTGAATACCCGCCTGAAAGGTGAATACATTCAAGGTCGTCACCGGACCAACGGCGAATGGCGTTTTTACAAGTTGGATAAAAACGGTAAAGAGAATAAGCGCCAATCGAACTACTCATTGCAAACCGACTACAAGCTTGGCCCCAAAACCTACTTGTACGGCAGCTTTAAAGGCATTGATTCACGCTACAGTGCTTATTTTAAAGATTACACCTTATCTGGCGGTCTGGGTTATCAGGTGACGCATACGGAAAGTTTGTTGGTCGAACTGGAACTGGGTCCCGGCTATCGATATCAGGAACCGAATCTGGATGAGATTGACAAGACCGACGTCGTCTTTCCTGACATCGTGCAGGAACCGATTTTCCGCAGCAATTTGAAGACCGAATGGCAGATACTAAAATCGCTTAAGTTTGCCGCCGACCTGACGTTAGTCAATGGTGAAAGCAATACCCGTTTGGATTCAGAACTGAGTGTAATCAACAACATCACCGACGATATCGCGCTCAAAATCAACCAGTCTCGCCAGTACCATACCCGTGTACCAGACGGCATGAGCAAAGCCGACAGCGTACTGTCTGTAAACCTGATCTTTCTGTTCTGA
- the rplI gene encoding 50S ribosomal protein L9, with translation MQVILLDKIGNLGGLGDTVNVKSGYARNFLIPQGKAVMATKANVEMFEGRRAELEAKVAEQLTAAQARADQVNALEAVVIASKAGDEGKLFGSIGTRDIADAITAAGVAVSKSEVRLPEGALRNTGEFEVSVQLHSEVFATAKVQVVAE, from the coding sequence ATGCAAGTTATTCTACTTGATAAAATCGGTAACCTAGGTGGTCTTGGCGATACAGTTAACGTTAAATCTGGTTACGCTCGTAACTTCCTTATCCCACAAGGTAAGGCAGTAATGGCAACTAAAGCTAACGTTGAAATGTTTGAAGGCCGTCGTGCTGAGCTAGAAGCGAAAGTTGCTGAGCAACTGACTGCTGCACAAGCTCGCGCTGACCAAGTTAACGCTCTTGAAGCAGTTGTTATTGCTTCTAAAGCTGGTGACGAAGGTAAACTGTTCGGTTCTATCGGTACTCGTGACATCGCTGACGCTATCACAGCGGCTGGTGTTGCAGTTTCTAAGAGCGAAGTTCGCCTACCTGAAGGCGCTCTGCGCAACACTGGTGAATTCGAGGTTAGCGTTCAACTTCACTCTGAAGTTTTCGCAACTGCGAAAGTACAGGTTGTTGCTGAGTAA
- the rpsR gene encoding 30S ribosomal protein S18, which produces MARFFRRRKFCRFTAEGVQEIDYKDVATLKNYITEAGKIVPSRITGTSAKYQRQLARAIKRSRYLALLPYTDKHQ; this is translated from the coding sequence ATGGCTCGTTTCTTCCGTCGTCGTAAATTCTGCCGTTTTACTGCAGAAGGCGTACAAGAGATTGATTACAAAGACGTAGCAACTCTTAAGAACTACATCACTGAAGCTGGTAAAATCGTACCAAGCCGTATCACTGGTACTAGCGCTAAATATCAGCGTCAACTAGCTCGTGCAATCAAGCGTTCTCGCTACCTAGCTCTACTGCCATACACTGACAAACATCAGTAA